One genomic region from Reichenbachiella ulvae encodes:
- a CDS encoding metal-dependent hydrolase family protein, with product MKKLIRLIYIPAILICISFVSYAQEEVAITLITNAKIFDGVNEKLIDGDILIENNLIKQVGASIKAPQGATVIDATGKTIIPGLIDVHWHMALAELPMTFVLSGDAYEVGIRSTIASPKTLMRGFTTVRDMGGNVFSLKKLIDEGLVVGPRILPSGPMISQTGGHFDYRLPNQIPDRTGNMTYWEEVGMTAIADGVPDVRKRTREAFMLGASQIKIAGGGGVASSYDPIDVRQYSYEEMKAIVDVANSYNSYVGAHIFTDDAVQTAVKAGIKSIEHGMLIGRETLQMMKDNDVWLSTQPILNDEDADKFPNPESNRKFEEVTKGTDDVYQLAKKIGVNMAFGTDLFMGAENAAKQGKLLAKLTRWLTPYEALKMATSENARMMELSGPRHPYKEGPLGVVKEGAYADLIIVDGNPLENLDLVADPDKNFLVIMKDGKVYKNLLN from the coding sequence ATGAAAAAGTTAATCCGCCTGATTTACATACCAGCCATTCTTATTTGCATAAGCTTTGTGTCTTATGCTCAGGAAGAAGTTGCTATAACCTTAATCACCAATGCGAAGATTTTTGATGGTGTCAACGAAAAGTTAATAGATGGTGATATACTCATCGAGAATAATTTGATTAAACAGGTTGGTGCGAGCATCAAAGCTCCACAAGGAGCGACTGTAATAGATGCTACTGGTAAAACCATCATTCCTGGTTTGATAGATGTGCACTGGCACATGGCCTTAGCAGAATTACCTATGACTTTTGTGCTTTCAGGAGACGCCTATGAAGTAGGTATTAGGAGTACGATTGCCTCTCCTAAAACCCTTATGAGAGGTTTTACAACCGTTCGAGACATGGGGGGCAACGTTTTTAGTCTAAAAAAGCTCATCGATGAGGGATTGGTAGTAGGGCCACGAATACTGCCTTCCGGTCCAATGATTAGTCAGACTGGAGGACATTTTGACTATAGGTTACCCAATCAAATACCTGACAGAACAGGCAATATGACTTACTGGGAGGAAGTAGGAATGACAGCCATAGCCGATGGGGTTCCGGATGTCCGTAAGCGTACCCGTGAAGCATTCATGTTAGGAGCATCTCAAATCAAAATTGCAGGTGGAGGGGGAGTCGCTTCTAGTTATGACCCAATCGATGTTCGACAGTATTCTTATGAAGAAATGAAAGCCATTGTAGATGTTGCTAATAGTTATAACAGTTATGTTGGGGCGCACATCTTTACAGATGATGCAGTACAAACGGCAGTAAAGGCAGGAATCAAAAGCATAGAACATGGTATGCTCATTGGACGGGAGACTCTTCAAATGATGAAGGACAATGATGTATGGTTAAGCACACAGCCTATTTTGAATGATGAAGATGCGGATAAGTTCCCGAATCCAGAGTCAAACAGAAAGTTTGAGGAGGTAACCAAGGGAACGGACGACGTCTATCAACTGGCAAAAAAGATAGGAGTGAATATGGCTTTTGGAACAGACTTGTTTATGGGTGCTGAAAATGCGGCTAAGCAAGGGAAATTGCTCGCTAAACTCACGCGTTGGTTAACTCCATATGAAGCACTAAAAATGGCAACATCAGAAAATGCAAGAATGATGGAGTTATCGGGTCCCAGACATCCCTATAAGGAAGGTCCGTTAGGAGTAGTTAAAGAAGGTGCTTATGCGGATTTAATTATCGTAGATGGTAACCCATTAGAAAATCTAGATTTAGTGGCTGACCCTGATAAAAACTTTCTGGTCATCATGAAGGATGGAAAAGTTTATAAAAACTTGCTCAACTAG
- a CDS encoding metal-dependent hydrolase family protein, which produces MKKLIRLIYVTVILTCISFISYGQDEVKYTLITNAKVFDGVNEKLIDGDVLIENNLIKQVGGSIEAPKGATVLDAAGKTIIPGLIDAHWHTTYAYTPAAVLFLNQGDMPEVAIRSMTGAEKTLLRGFTTVRDPGGNPFAIKKLIDAGEYPGHRILPAGPFMSPTSGHADYYGKLEIPRDKDYMNYWERNWMAMTSDGVDEVRLRTRDILKMGATQIKITTGGGVASEFDPLDVTEYSTDEIKAVVEEAKNYNTYVTSHVYTDEGVRKSIEAGVMCIEHGFFVSEETLKLMKEKGAWLSLQPVFVEDMTWDNPLSQSKFEGIVEAIDKVFPLAKKVGVNIAVGKDHLFGPETALQQNEYVVRLGKWFSPYEALKIYTSENARLLEMSGPRHPYQDGPLGVVKEGAYADLIIVDGNPLENLNLIADPEKNFKVIMKDGEIYKNTL; this is translated from the coding sequence ATGAAAAAGTTAATTCGTCTAATTTATGTAACAGTCATTTTGACATGTATCAGTTTTATATCCTATGGTCAGGATGAAGTTAAATACACTCTAATCACTAATGCAAAGGTGTTTGATGGTGTAAATGAAAAGTTGATTGATGGAGATGTACTGATCGAAAACAATTTAATAAAGCAAGTCGGTGGAAGCATTGAGGCTCCCAAAGGAGCAACTGTATTGGATGCTGCGGGTAAAACGATCATACCTGGATTGATAGATGCCCACTGGCATACCACCTATGCCTACACACCCGCAGCTGTTCTTTTTCTAAATCAGGGGGATATGCCAGAGGTTGCCATTCGAAGTATGACAGGAGCCGAGAAAACCCTGCTACGTGGTTTTACAACGGTTAGAGATCCAGGCGGAAATCCCTTCGCCATCAAAAAATTGATTGATGCAGGAGAATATCCGGGCCACCGAATTCTTCCTGCTGGGCCATTCATGAGCCCAACCTCAGGTCATGCAGATTACTACGGCAAACTGGAGATTCCACGAGATAAAGACTACATGAACTATTGGGAGCGAAATTGGATGGCAATGACCTCGGACGGAGTAGATGAAGTTAGGCTAAGAACTCGAGACATTTTAAAGATGGGTGCCACACAAATAAAGATCACAACCGGTGGTGGTGTGGCTTCAGAATTTGATCCCCTCGATGTAACCGAGTATTCTACTGATGAAATAAAAGCGGTGGTAGAAGAAGCTAAGAATTACAATACCTATGTAACGTCTCATGTATATACAGATGAGGGAGTACGAAAATCCATAGAAGCAGGTGTAATGTGTATTGAACACGGTTTTTTTGTAAGTGAAGAAACACTTAAATTAATGAAAGAAAAGGGTGCATGGCTATCTCTTCAGCCTGTTTTTGTGGAGGATATGACTTGGGATAACCCCTTAAGCCAGTCTAAGTTCGAAGGTATAGTTGAAGCCATTGATAAAGTGTTTCCGTTGGCTAAAAAAGTAGGGGTAAATATTGCGGTTGGTAAAGACCATCTTTTTGGTCCTGAAACTGCGCTACAGCAGAACGAATATGTTGTAAGGTTGGGGAAATGGTTTTCACCTTATGAGGCTTTGAAGATATATACTTCTGAAAATGCCAGATTATTGGAAATGAGTGGTCCCCGTCACCCCTACCAGGATGGCCCTCTTGGTGTTGTTAAAGAAGGAGCCTACGCCGATTTAATTATTGTGGATGGAAACCCTTTAGAGAACCTAAACCTAATAGCTGATCCTGAAAAGAACTTTAAGGTAATCATGAAGGACGGTGAGATTTATAAAAATACGCTATAA
- a CDS encoding metal-dependent hydrolase family protein — MKKLNLILVLLFSLVQMVLAQSPPSIVIQNVDVFDGVNEKLIQGTDILVEGNLVKQIAKGIKVPDGAEVIDGQGKTVIPGLIDAHWHTTYAYTPASILLANTGDMAEVAIISMTGAKETLLRGFTTVRDPGGNPFAIKKLIDSGEYPGHRILPSGPFMSPTTGHADHYGRLETPRDKRYINYWEQNMMSMTSDGVNEVRLRTRDILKMGATQIKICTGGGVSSEFDPLDVSEYSVDEIKAVVEEANNYNTYVLAHVMTDKGVRTSVEAGIKCIEHGFFASDETLKLMKEKGAWLSAQAMKEEDMNWSNPLSAAKFKQVTDAVDELYPRAKKIGVNIAFGTDQLMDASKAKQQSTYLVRMGEWFTPYEVLKIATSENARLLELAGPRHPYQEGPLGVVKVGAYADLIIVDGNPLKELELVGDPEKNFKVIMKDGKIYKNTL, encoded by the coding sequence ATGAAAAAATTAAACCTAATTCTAGTACTGCTTTTTAGCTTAGTACAGATGGTATTAGCCCAGTCACCACCTTCTATTGTAATCCAAAATGTAGATGTGTTCGATGGGGTTAACGAAAAATTGATACAAGGAACAGACATTTTGGTAGAAGGGAACCTAGTCAAGCAAATAGCCAAAGGAATCAAGGTGCCAGATGGGGCCGAAGTGATTGATGGCCAGGGCAAAACGGTGATTCCTGGTTTAATCGATGCACATTGGCATACCACCTATGCATATACACCAGCCTCCATTCTATTGGCTAATACTGGGGATATGGCTGAAGTGGCTATTATTAGTATGACTGGAGCCAAAGAGACTCTGCTTAGGGGCTTCACTACGGTAAGAGATCCGGGAGGGAACCCTTTTGCAATCAAGAAGTTAATTGATTCTGGAGAATACCCGGGACACCGCATTTTACCCTCTGGTCCATTCATGAGTCCAACGACAGGACATGCAGATCACTATGGTAGGTTGGAAACTCCAAGAGATAAGCGATACATTAATTATTGGGAGCAAAATATGATGTCTATGACTTCTGATGGAGTCAATGAAGTGCGTCTAAGAACTAGAGATATATTGAAAATGGGAGCTACGCAGATCAAGATATGTACTGGTGGTGGTGTATCCTCTGAGTTTGATCCATTGGATGTTAGTGAGTATTCTGTCGATGAGATAAAAGCTGTGGTGGAAGAAGCTAACAATTATAATACTTATGTACTTGCTCATGTGATGACAGACAAGGGAGTGCGTACTTCGGTAGAAGCAGGGATTAAGTGTATTGAGCACGGATTTTTTGCCTCTGATGAAACCTTAAAGTTGATGAAAGAAAAAGGGGCATGGCTGAGTGCACAAGCCATGAAGGAAGAAGATATGAATTGGTCTAACCCGCTTAGTGCGGCCAAATTCAAACAAGTGACAGATGCAGTTGATGAGTTGTATCCAAGAGCAAAAAAAATAGGAGTTAATATCGCATTTGGTACTGACCAGCTAATGGATGCATCTAAAGCCAAACAGCAAAGCACGTACCTTGTTCGCATGGGAGAATGGTTTACACCTTATGAAGTGTTAAAAATAGCAACTTCAGAAAATGCCAGGTTGTTGGAGTTGGCAGGCCCTAGACACCCTTACCAAGAAGGGCCATTAGGTGTAGTGAAAGTAGGAGCCTATGCAGACTTAATCATTGTTGATGGTAATCCTTTGAAGGAATTGGAATTAGTGGGGGATCCGGAGAAGAACTTTAAGGTCATCATGAAAGATGGAAAAATTTATAAAAACACTCTTTAA
- a CDS encoding BamA/TamA family outer membrane protein, which yields MRAYILTILFTISTYLSVHALPVLYDSALDEQVKVKSANFSLMPYLSYNRNLKFMFGVVPMAMYKLNKEDSISPKSLSGITGVYTSNNSYILGVFNKFYFSEDRWRSTVYVFNGDISSQFFLNDFSSVAFYDYTTNVLMASVGIQRRVIPGLYGGVTYIYAQYDTEYENNISPPTSTETSGLEINAQYDYRNDVYYPSSGRLIDAKWIHYSEWLGNEAQANRINAFYNTYFPIRDKKDVLAARFSGFFGLGSIPFEQQTIVGGTDLRGYAEGKYRGDIVVALQAEYRLNLARRFGLVGFAGLATLYGSDNEEFNGDLLPGGGVGLRYRAFKDIKFNVGIDAALGKDDWSLNFRIGEAF from the coding sequence ATGAGAGCGTATATTCTGACTATCTTGTTTACTATCTCCACTTACCTAAGTGTGCATGCGCTACCTGTCCTATATGATAGCGCATTGGATGAGCAGGTCAAGGTAAAAAGTGCTAATTTCAGCCTTATGCCATACCTCAGCTATAACAGGAATCTGAAATTCATGTTTGGGGTTGTGCCTATGGCTATGTATAAGCTGAATAAAGAGGACTCTATTTCACCTAAATCATTATCAGGTATTACAGGGGTTTACACCAGCAATAATTCGTATATCCTTGGTGTTTTCAATAAGTTCTATTTTTCCGAAGATAGATGGAGGTCAACCGTCTATGTGTTTAATGGAGACATTAGCTCTCAGTTTTTCTTGAACGATTTTAGTTCGGTGGCTTTTTATGACTATACCACCAATGTACTGATGGCCAGTGTGGGTATTCAAAGAAGGGTTATACCCGGTCTATATGGTGGGGTGACATATATCTATGCCCAATATGATACAGAGTATGAAAATAACATCTCCCCACCTACGTCCACAGAAACCAGTGGACTAGAAATCAACGCCCAGTACGATTATAGAAATGACGTGTATTATCCCTCTTCTGGGAGATTAATAGATGCCAAATGGATTCATTATAGCGAATGGTTGGGCAATGAAGCCCAGGCGAATCGAATCAATGCCTTTTATAATACTTATTTTCCTATCCGGGACAAAAAGGATGTACTGGCAGCCAGATTTTCAGGTTTTTTTGGATTGGGTAGTATCCCATTCGAACAGCAAACAATTGTAGGCGGCACAGACCTAAGAGGCTATGCCGAGGGAAAGTATCGGGGAGATATAGTTGTGGCTTTACAGGCGGAATATAGACTCAATCTTGCCCGACGATTTGGATTGGTAGGTTTTGCAGGGCTTGCCACTCTATATGGTTCAGACAACGAAGAATTCAATGGAGACTTGCTGCCTGGAGGGGGAGTAGGCCTTCGATACAGAGCTTTCAAGGATATAAAGTTCAATGTGGGTATAGATGCGGCATTGGGTAAAGATGACTGGAGCCTCAACTTTAGAATCGGAGAAGCATTTTAA
- a CDS encoding M20 family peptidase, producing MIPVFKFTLPFLFFILIWGCKEAPKESETTTQTSTEAPIIPEDFSSKQMTGVEQVSIEVDIAGAVDRLSKAVTYKTISNQDREDFDKEAFASYHEFLEESYPLVHKTLKKELHGDPRPYSLLYTWEGKDPSLQPALFYAHQDVVPVPAESRDQWKQDPFSGAVADGYIWGRGVLDDKNQIHAILEAAEMKIKEGWQPSRTLYFVFGQDEEVGGAEGAKKVADALEERGIERFAYVMDESAPLTPGIFPGIKNNTALIGIAQKGFISLELAINGVGGHSSMPGEESNIGILAKAITKLEAAQFPYKIHPAVRSQYRYMGPELDEAMQPLYAAVAFGKDDELTDMEQKFIDAMAGNEVTRAMLHTTIAVTMFNAGIKDNVLPPSATAVVNFRPMPGDTPEVIIEHVKNAIQDDRIEIKDISASTPATNIAEVGNDAYNMLEKTIRQIYGNDLIVSPFFVVGGSDSKHFQARDFAPDVYTITAIQLENTEEFKGFHGVNERILVKEYEKSIGFFYQIFDNLESL from the coding sequence ATGATACCTGTATTTAAATTTACCCTTCCTTTTCTTTTTTTTATTCTGATTTGGGGCTGTAAGGAGGCACCTAAAGAAAGTGAAACAACCACACAGACCTCTACAGAAGCGCCAATCATTCCAGAAGATTTTTCCTCCAAGCAAATGACAGGAGTAGAACAAGTCTCGATCGAGGTGGATATTGCTGGAGCAGTTGATCGATTGTCTAAAGCCGTTACTTATAAGACCATTTCCAATCAGGATAGAGAAGACTTTGATAAGGAGGCCTTCGCTAGCTATCACGAATTTTTGGAGGAGTCCTATCCACTGGTACATAAAACCTTGAAAAAGGAACTGCACGGAGATCCGAGACCCTATAGCTTGCTATATACCTGGGAGGGAAAAGACCCTAGTCTGCAACCCGCCTTGTTTTATGCCCATCAGGATGTAGTACCTGTTCCGGCAGAATCCCGAGACCAGTGGAAACAAGATCCTTTTTCGGGGGCCGTGGCAGATGGTTATATTTGGGGAAGAGGGGTTCTTGATGACAAGAACCAGATTCATGCCATTCTGGAAGCCGCTGAAATGAAAATTAAAGAAGGCTGGCAGCCGTCACGCACACTCTATTTTGTGTTTGGACAAGATGAAGAAGTCGGTGGTGCAGAAGGGGCAAAAAAAGTAGCTGATGCACTCGAAGAACGTGGTATCGAGCGATTTGCCTATGTAATGGATGAATCAGCACCCTTAACTCCAGGGATTTTCCCTGGTATTAAAAATAATACCGCCCTAATAGGAATTGCACAAAAAGGGTTTATCAGTTTGGAACTTGCAATCAATGGAGTAGGTGGACACTCATCTATGCCTGGAGAAGAATCAAACATTGGTATATTGGCTAAAGCTATCACAAAACTCGAAGCAGCACAATTTCCATACAAAATTCATCCAGCAGTCCGCTCACAATATCGATACATGGGACCTGAACTAGACGAAGCTATGCAGCCACTTTATGCTGCGGTAGCCTTTGGTAAGGATGATGAATTAACCGATATGGAACAGAAATTCATTGATGCCATGGCAGGCAATGAAGTGACTAGAGCCATGCTACATACTACGATCGCAGTGACCATGTTCAATGCTGGTATTAAAGATAATGTGCTGCCCCCATCGGCAACTGCTGTTGTAAACTTTCGGCCTATGCCAGGCGATACCCCAGAGGTCATTATTGAGCATGTGAAAAATGCGATTCAAGATGATCGAATCGAAATCAAAGATATTTCTGCTTCTACTCCTGCTACCAACATTGCAGAAGTTGGAAATGACGCATACAATATGCTTGAAAAAACCATACGCCAAATCTATGGCAATGATTTGATTGTGTCACCTTTTTTTGTGGTAGGTGGTTCGGATTCTAAACACTTCCAGGCAAGAGATTTTGCCCCGGATGTATATACCATTACCGCCATTCAGTTAGAAAACACCGAAGAGTTTAAAGGCTTCCATGGGGTGAATGAGCGTATTTTGGTAAAAGAGTATGAAAAATCTATAGGCTTCTTTTATCAGATATTTGATAATCTGGAATCATTATAA
- a CDS encoding BamA/TamA family outer membrane protein: MARIIPICILLCLILYSSSLVAQEVDTTLPTAEAGKLYFIPLPAIGYNPVTGLLYGVAASGNILLGDPSDTRLSSAFLTTTYTTNSQLLMTLKSTVYSKHDKWISMGDWRLLLSSQPTYGLGTGKQSELLLSNEENNFELGKYNDGVDKGELMEFNLFRFHETVLRQVHEDFYAGVGFHYDGYWKINDVLLNLDSDPPYVTNHYAYSTIHGFRTNGYTTSGPSINAVYDSRDNINSPYKGRYAFLQFKMLPTWLGSDRSATQLWLEYRDYFSMSRRVERNILAIWSYFNLTTSGRLPYMGLPALGWDQFGKSGRAYPQGRYRGEHLFYFEAEYRFRIPIQPKHPERFGGVVFVNTISASADDLKLNLFDHFKSGAGVGFRFMLKEATRSNVTLDYGYGMDKKGAFYFNINEYF, from the coding sequence ATAATTCCTATATGTATATTACTGTGTTTAATACTTTATTCTAGCTCCTTAGTAGCTCAAGAGGTTGACACTACTTTGCCCACAGCTGAGGCAGGTAAGTTATATTTTATTCCACTGCCGGCCATAGGTTATAATCCTGTTACGGGTCTGTTGTATGGAGTAGCAGCTTCAGGCAATATTTTACTAGGTGACCCCAGCGATACTCGGTTGTCCTCCGCTTTTCTGACCACAACCTATACTACTAATAGTCAATTACTGATGACATTGAAATCCACCGTTTACTCTAAACATGATAAGTGGATATCAATGGGGGATTGGAGGCTGCTTTTGTCCTCTCAGCCTACTTATGGATTAGGTACTGGTAAACAGTCAGAATTATTGCTTTCGAATGAAGAAAACAATTTCGAATTAGGCAAATACAATGATGGAGTAGATAAAGGAGAACTGATGGAGTTTAACCTATTTAGATTCCACGAAACCGTTCTTCGTCAGGTTCATGAGGATTTTTATGCAGGCGTAGGGTTTCATTATGATGGTTATTGGAAAATTAATGACGTGCTGCTGAATCTTGATAGTGACCCACCATATGTCACTAATCATTATGCTTACAGTACCATTCATGGTTTCAGAACAAACGGATACACTACATCGGGACCCAGTATCAATGCAGTATATGATTCCCGTGACAATATTAATTCTCCCTATAAAGGGAGATATGCCTTTTTGCAGTTTAAAATGTTGCCAACCTGGCTTGGCAGTGATCGCAGTGCAACACAACTCTGGTTAGAATATAGAGATTACTTCAGTATGTCGAGAAGGGTAGAAAGGAATATTCTGGCCATTTGGTCTTATTTCAATCTTACTACCAGTGGTCGACTTCCCTATATGGGTCTACCTGCTTTGGGCTGGGATCAATTTGGTAAATCTGGAAGAGCCTATCCGCAAGGTAGGTATAGGGGAGAGCATCTCTTCTATTTTGAAGCGGAATATAGATTTAGAATTCCTATTCAGCCTAAACACCCAGAACGATTTGGGGGTGTGGTATTTGTCAACACGATCAGTGCATCCGCAGATGATTTAAAGTTGAATCTGTTTGATCATTTTAAGTCTGGGGCTGGAGTAGGTTTTAGGTTTATGCTAAAAGAAGCCACCAGATCTAATGTGACATTAGATTATGGGTATGGTATGGATAAGAAAGGGGCCTTTTATTTTAATATTAATGAATACTTCTAG